Proteins from a genomic interval of Agromyces sp. Leaf222:
- the purQ gene encoding phosphoribosylformylglycinamidine synthase subunit PurQ, whose amino-acid sequence MRIGVITFPGSLDDRDAQRAVRLAGAEPVALWHGSHDLEGVDALILPGGFSYGDYLRCGAIASLSPIMTEVVDAANGGMPVLGICNGFQMLTEAHLLEGGLIRNDHGSFICRDQVLTVENASTDWTSGFDAGQQITIPLKNGEGGFIADADTLDRLEGEGRVVFRYVDVNPNGSMRDIAGVTNARGNVVGLMPHPEHAVEPGFGPDTAAAMRSGVDGLGFFTSVIRRSLVEA is encoded by the coding sequence ATGCGCATCGGCGTCATCACCTTTCCCGGCTCGCTCGACGACCGCGACGCCCAGCGCGCGGTGCGCCTCGCGGGCGCCGAGCCCGTCGCCCTCTGGCACGGCTCGCACGACCTCGAGGGCGTCGACGCGCTGATCCTGCCCGGCGGCTTCAGCTACGGCGACTACCTGCGCTGCGGCGCGATCGCCTCGCTCTCGCCGATCATGACCGAGGTCGTCGACGCCGCGAACGGCGGCATGCCCGTGCTCGGCATCTGCAACGGCTTCCAGATGCTCACCGAGGCGCACCTGCTCGAGGGTGGACTGATCCGCAACGACCACGGCTCGTTCATCTGCCGCGACCAGGTGCTCACCGTCGAGAACGCGTCGACCGACTGGACGAGCGGCTTCGACGCCGGCCAGCAGATCACCATCCCGCTGAAGAACGGCGAGGGCGGATTCATCGCCGACGCCGACACGCTCGACCGCCTCGAGGGCGAGGGTCGCGTGGTGTTCCGCTACGTCGACGTCAACCCCAACGGCTCGATGCGCGACATCGCGGGCGTCACCAACGCCCGCGGCAACGTGGTCGGCCTCATGCCGCACCCCGAGCACGCGGTCGAACCCGGCTTCGGCCCCGACACCGCCGCGGCCATGCGCTCCGGCGTCGACGGGCTCGGCTTCTTCACGAGCGTCATCCGCAGGTCGCTCGTCGAGGCGTAG
- a CDS encoding dihydrofolate reductase family protein, with product MGKVVMYSSVSVDGFIADEDDQPGPLFDWLTSGDVPLDESGVLKVSQASYDYTRPYWDGIGVTIVGRHVFDLTDGWDGTPPGGVDHVVVVTHRPAPEGWDAEAPFHFVDGVEAAMAMAQELAQDRVVEVASGDVGGQVLAAGLVDEVRMDVVPVAFGAGKRYFGSIAAQHLLEDPDEVIQGDRVLHLRFPVRRRSS from the coding sequence GTGGGCAAGGTGGTCATGTACAGCTCGGTGTCGGTCGACGGCTTCATCGCCGACGAGGACGACCAGCCGGGGCCCCTGTTCGACTGGTTGACGAGCGGCGACGTGCCGTTGGACGAGAGCGGCGTGCTGAAGGTGTCGCAGGCGTCGTACGACTACACCCGGCCGTACTGGGACGGGATCGGCGTGACCATCGTCGGCCGCCACGTCTTCGACCTGACGGACGGCTGGGACGGGACGCCTCCGGGCGGGGTCGACCACGTGGTCGTCGTGACGCACCGGCCGGCACCCGAGGGGTGGGACGCCGAGGCGCCGTTCCACTTCGTCGACGGCGTCGAGGCGGCCATGGCCATGGCGCAGGAGCTCGCGCAGGATCGGGTCGTCGAGGTCGCCTCCGGTGACGTCGGTGGCCAGGTGCTCGCCGCAGGACTCGTCGACGAGGTGCGCATGGACGTCGTGCCCGTCGCGTTCGGCGCCGGCAAGCGCTACTTCGGGTCGATCGCCGCGCAGCACCTGCTGGAGGATCCCGACGAGGTGATCCAGGGCGACCGCGTGCTTCACCTGCGCTTCCCGGTGCGCCGCCGATCGAGCTGA
- the purS gene encoding phosphoribosylformylglycinamidine synthase subunit PurS, whose product MPTIVVDVMPKAELLDPQGKAVAGALARTGHEGFGSVRIGKRFELTVDGPVDDALRASVQQIAEEILSNSVIEDVVNIDFGDEATPADESTEGTAPTEG is encoded by the coding sequence GTGCCCACCATCGTCGTCGACGTGATGCCCAAGGCCGAACTGCTCGATCCCCAGGGGAAGGCCGTCGCCGGCGCCCTCGCTCGCACGGGCCACGAGGGCTTCGGCTCCGTGCGCATCGGCAAGCGCTTCGAACTCACCGTCGACGGTCCCGTCGACGACGCCCTGCGCGCCAGCGTGCAGCAGATCGCCGAGGAGATCCTCTCCAACTCGGTCATCGAAGACGTCGTGAACATCGACTTCGGCGACGAGGCGACCCCGGCCGACGAGTCCACCGAGGGCACTGCGCCCACGGAGGGCTGA
- the kynA gene encoding tryptophan 2,3-dioxygenase, with amino-acid sequence MSTDQPDAAVDDRSSDGVEGNTRRIEASVVTDFSDRMSYGGYLDLPTLLSAQRPISRPEHHDELLFIIQHQTTELWLKLVLHELETARDLLRADELARALKCVARVKHIQKTLTEQWSVLATLTPAEYAQFRGVLGNASGFQSSQYRAVEFVLGNKNARMLKVFEADPDATAVLTAALETPSLYDEFLRLLARAGYPIPASVLERDVTEAWTFVPELVPVFAQIYAHTDQHWAAYETCEELVDLEDNFQLWRFRHLKTVERIIGSKPGTGGSSGAPFLQRALELTFFPELYAVRTEIPG; translated from the coding sequence GTGAGTACCGACCAGCCCGACGCCGCCGTCGACGATCGCTCGAGCGACGGCGTCGAGGGCAACACCCGCCGCATCGAGGCATCCGTCGTCACCGATTTCAGCGACCGCATGAGCTACGGCGGCTACCTCGACCTGCCGACGCTGCTCAGCGCGCAGCGGCCGATCTCGCGGCCCGAGCACCACGACGAGCTGCTGTTCATCATCCAGCACCAGACCACCGAGCTGTGGCTGAAGCTCGTGCTGCACGAGCTCGAGACGGCGCGCGACCTGCTGCGGGCCGACGAGCTCGCGCGGGCGCTCAAGTGCGTCGCCCGCGTGAAGCACATCCAGAAGACGCTGACCGAGCAGTGGTCGGTGCTCGCGACCCTGACGCCGGCCGAGTACGCGCAGTTCCGCGGGGTGCTCGGCAACGCGAGCGGGTTCCAGTCCTCCCAGTACCGCGCGGTCGAGTTCGTGCTCGGCAACAAGAACGCGCGCATGCTGAAGGTCTTCGAGGCTGATCCCGACGCCACCGCCGTGCTGACCGCGGCCCTCGAGACGCCGAGCCTCTACGACGAGTTCCTGCGGCTGCTCGCTCGGGCCGGCTACCCGATCCCGGCGTCGGTGCTCGAACGCGACGTGACCGAGGCGTGGACCTTCGTGCCCGAGCTCGTGCCGGTGTTCGCCCAGATCTACGCGCACACCGACCAGCACTGGGCGGCGTACGAGACCTGCGAAGAGCTGGTCGACCTCGAGGACAACTTCCAGCTGTGGCGGTTCCGCCACCTGAAGACGGTCGAGCGCATCATCGGCTCGAAGCCGGGCACGGGCGGGTCGAGCGGTGCGCCGTTCCTGCAGCGTGCACTCGAGCTCACCTTCTTCCCCGAGCTCTACGCCGTGCGCACCGAGATCCCGGGGTGA
- a CDS encoding amidohydrolase family protein — translation MPQLDDSAPAADDRPEADPLARASLDPGSLDPGPLDLGPLASRVRRSLNGAHPGVVGTRLPPLVDHHVHLMIIGPDALVDSALGGVLDLGAPLDVVTALRGREGLPRTDFAGAFLTAPGGYPVGRSWAADGCAHEVPLASDAGRGALPSPAEAAVAEQHAFGASVIKVALNAAAGPVFDTATLDAIVTAAHERRMPVVAHVEGEGMTRLAIEAGVDALAHTPFTERVDDELVARAVALGQRWISTLYVAGHGERTPDAERAVDNLRRFHAAGGRVLYGTDLGNGDQPLGVNPRELELLVEAGLAASDVLEALTDPWPRDEPAEGVVTFAADPAPENLDDLATWLAAAVVVPAEEAEELETL, via the coding sequence ATGCCGCAGCTCGACGACTCGGCTCCGGCCGCCGACGACCGGCCGGAAGCCGACCCGCTCGCCCGCGCGTCGCTCGATCCCGGGTCGCTCGATCCCGGGCCGCTCGACCTCGGGCCGCTCGCGTCGCGCGTTCGACGCTCGCTGAACGGCGCCCACCCCGGCGTGGTCGGCACCCGGCTGCCGCCGCTCGTCGACCACCACGTGCACCTCATGATCATCGGACCCGACGCGCTCGTGGACTCCGCGCTCGGCGGGGTGCTCGACCTCGGCGCGCCGCTCGACGTGGTGACCGCGCTGCGGGGGCGAGAGGGCCTGCCGCGCACCGACTTCGCGGGCGCGTTCCTCACCGCCCCCGGCGGGTACCCCGTCGGCCGGTCGTGGGCCGCCGACGGATGCGCGCACGAGGTGCCGCTCGCATCCGACGCCGGTCGCGGCGCGCTGCCCTCGCCCGCCGAGGCGGCCGTCGCCGAACAGCACGCGTTCGGGGCATCCGTCATCAAGGTCGCCCTCAACGCCGCAGCCGGCCCCGTGTTCGACACCGCGACGCTCGACGCGATCGTGACGGCAGCACATGAACGACGGATGCCGGTGGTCGCCCACGTCGAGGGCGAGGGCATGACCCGGCTCGCGATCGAGGCCGGCGTCGATGCGCTCGCCCACACGCCCTTCACCGAACGGGTCGACGACGAGCTCGTCGCCCGGGCCGTCGCGCTCGGCCAGCGCTGGATCTCGACGCTGTACGTCGCCGGCCACGGCGAGCGCACCCCCGATGCCGAACGAGCGGTCGACAACCTCCGGCGGTTCCACGCGGCTGGCGGGCGCGTGCTCTACGGCACCGACCTCGGCAACGGCGACCAGCCGCTCGGCGTGAACCCCCGCGAGCTCGAGCTGCTCGTCGAGGCGGGGCTCGCGGCATCCGACGTGCTCGAGGCCCTGACCGACCCGTGGCCGCGCGACGAACCCGCCGAGGGCGTCGTGACGTTCGCGGCCGACCCCGCACCCGAGAACCTCGACGACCTGGCCACGTGGCTCGCTGCAGCCGTCGTCGTGCCGGCCGAGGAAGCCGAAGAACTGGAGACCCTGTGA
- a CDS encoding TetR/AcrR family transcriptional regulator: MNSNASPRRDARRNHERLLVEARRLFSERGVDAPLDELATRAGVGPGTVYRHFANRDALIRELYDSGVADLHDLAPEILGAETGWRSIELYLERLAEWLIGAPYVPAVMRRMAALDPSYKPGAEFAEAIAGMAARAQAEGSLRADVTAVDLSVLVDMLGSLGQYGGAYLPFWRRQLAIVLDGLRARPDNRPIPGDGQAFDQFHDMSHAKLPNPPAD; encoded by the coding sequence ATGAATTCCAACGCATCGCCGCGTCGCGATGCGCGACGGAACCATGAGCGACTCCTCGTCGAGGCCAGGAGGCTCTTCTCCGAGCGCGGCGTCGATGCGCCGCTCGATGAACTGGCCACCAGGGCGGGGGTCGGGCCGGGCACCGTGTACCGGCACTTCGCGAACCGCGATGCCCTCATCCGCGAGCTCTACGACAGCGGGGTCGCCGACCTGCACGACCTCGCCCCCGAGATCCTCGGCGCCGAGACGGGCTGGCGCTCGATCGAGCTCTACCTCGAGCGCCTCGCGGAGTGGCTCATCGGCGCGCCCTACGTGCCCGCCGTGATGCGGCGCATGGCCGCCCTCGATCCGTCGTACAAGCCGGGCGCCGAGTTCGCCGAGGCGATCGCCGGCATGGCCGCCAGAGCCCAGGCCGAGGGGAGCCTCCGCGCCGACGTCACCGCCGTCGACCTCAGCGTGCTCGTCGACATGCTCGGCAGCCTCGGCCAGTACGGCGGCGCCTACCTGCCGTTCTGGCGGCGGCAGCTCGCGATCGTGCTCGACGGGCTTCGCGCGCGGCCGGACAACCGGCCGATCCCCGGCGACGGGCAGGCGTTCGACCAGTTCCACGACATGTCGCACGCGAAGCTGCCGAACCCGCCGGCCGACTAG
- a CDS encoding DUF1269 domain-containing protein: MGMDNLVLYVATYDAATTATDDYRQLKHAEDSSDLEVVSSVVLRRGDDGRVTVDEHGTGQVAAGAWIGGAAGLVVGLFSPPLLAATAIGAGVGAISGKLAKKHEEKKVGLELEEYLPKGTSAIVAVIDDKYLDRIDAALAQTQKKISKAIDREDYEQLEKAIDEGGDKIAKAIAS, translated from the coding sequence ATGGGTATGGACAACCTGGTGCTCTACGTGGCCACGTACGACGCCGCCACCACCGCGACCGACGACTATCGGCAGCTCAAGCACGCCGAGGACTCGTCGGATCTCGAGGTCGTGTCGTCGGTCGTGCTGCGCCGCGGCGACGACGGCCGCGTCACCGTCGACGAGCACGGCACCGGCCAGGTCGCCGCGGGTGCGTGGATCGGCGGAGCCGCCGGTCTCGTCGTCGGGCTGTTCTCCCCGCCGCTGCTCGCCGCGACGGCAATCGGAGCGGGCGTCGGTGCGATCTCCGGCAAGCTCGCGAAGAAGCACGAGGAGAAGAAGGTGGGCCTCGAGCTCGAGGAGTACCTGCCGAAGGGCACTTCCGCGATCGTCGCCGTGATCGACGACAAGTACCTCGACCGCATCGATGCGGCACTCGCCCAGACTCAGAAGAAGATCAGCAAGGCCATCGACCGCGAAGACTACGAGCAGCTCGAGAAGGCCATCGACGAGGGCGGCGACAAGATCGCGAAGGCCATCGCGTCCTGA
- a CDS encoding kynureninase, with protein sequence MDRSDGLAHHRAKFEGADTDLVYFDGNSLGRPPISAIARVEEFLRESWGARLIRGWDESWLRLPNEIGDRIGRAVIDAKAGQTIIGDSTTVLLYKLARAAVDAQVARDPRRTEIVVDTDNFPTDRYVLDGIAKERGLTVRWIDVDTSAGVTPEQLAAAVGPQTALVVVSHVAYRSAYLADAPQLTRIAHDAGALILWDLCHSAGSVPVKADEWGFDLAVGCTYKYLNGGPGYPAFAYVREDLQGVLEQPIQGWWGTTDMFLMGPEYQPAPGMQRFISGTAPVVGMLAMQETLAMIEEAGMPAIRAKSVALTEFAISLAADWLAPLGVTLASPDDHEARGGHVTFHHPEMREVVARLWQQDVIPDYRDPGGIRIGLSPLSTSFEEVHRGLAATRDVLKQVLLERAGLA encoded by the coding sequence ATGGACCGCTCCGACGGTCTCGCGCACCACCGCGCGAAGTTCGAGGGGGCCGACACCGACCTCGTCTACTTCGACGGCAACTCGCTCGGCCGCCCGCCGATCTCGGCGATCGCCAGGGTCGAGGAGTTCCTGCGCGAGAGCTGGGGTGCTCGCCTGATCCGCGGGTGGGACGAGTCCTGGCTGCGCCTGCCGAACGAGATCGGCGACCGCATCGGCCGCGCCGTGATCGACGCCAAGGCGGGCCAGACGATCATCGGCGACTCGACGACCGTGCTGCTCTACAAGCTCGCACGCGCCGCGGTCGATGCGCAGGTCGCCCGCGACCCCCGCCGCACCGAGATCGTCGTCGACACCGACAACTTCCCGACCGACCGCTACGTGCTCGACGGCATCGCGAAGGAGCGCGGGCTGACCGTGCGCTGGATCGACGTCGACACGTCCGCCGGCGTGACGCCGGAGCAGCTCGCCGCCGCCGTCGGACCGCAGACCGCGCTCGTCGTGGTCTCGCACGTGGCCTACCGCTCGGCGTACCTCGCCGATGCGCCGCAGCTGACGCGCATCGCGCACGACGCCGGCGCCCTGATCCTCTGGGATCTCTGCCACTCGGCCGGCTCCGTGCCCGTGAAGGCCGACGAATGGGGCTTCGACCTCGCCGTCGGCTGCACCTACAAGTACCTCAACGGCGGGCCGGGCTACCCCGCGTTCGCCTATGTTCGCGAAGACCTGCAGGGCGTGCTCGAGCAGCCGATCCAGGGCTGGTGGGGCACGACCGACATGTTCCTCATGGGGCCCGAGTACCAGCCGGCGCCCGGCATGCAGCGCTTCATCAGCGGCACCGCCCCGGTCGTGGGCATGCTCGCCATGCAGGAGACGCTGGCGATGATCGAGGAGGCGGGCATGCCCGCGATCCGCGCGAAGTCGGTCGCCCTCACCGAGTTCGCGATCTCGCTCGCCGCCGACTGGCTCGCACCCCTCGGCGTGACGCTCGCCTCGCCAGACGACCACGAGGCGCGCGGCGGGCACGTCACCTTCCACCACCCCGAGATGCGCGAGGTCGTCGCCCGCCTCTGGCAGCAGGACGTGATTCCCGACTACCGCGACCCCGGTGGCATCCGCATCGGCCTGTCGCCGCTCTCGACGAGCTTCGAAGAGGTGCACCGAGGCCTGGCGGCCACGCGCGACGTGCTCAAGCAGGTGCTGCTCGAGCGCGCCGGGCTGGCCTGA
- a CDS encoding PadR family transcriptional regulator has product MSQLNPLAFSALAILIDAPMHPYEMYQLMLARKEDRVVKVSAGSLYRAVERLARDGLIEPTSTERMGNRPERTVYTVTEAGRTAFDESLEQMLSRHVNEFPEFPLAVGEAHNLPVDRVVELLDARLDAIRDGIAWHDAAMVRIAGKGKPKSVVLNVYYTRAMLAAEADWLAQTIDELRSGELEWPSDVAGAAPSVPASDAPVAPPASAAAAH; this is encoded by the coding sequence ATGTCGCAGCTGAACCCGCTCGCCTTCTCGGCGCTCGCGATCCTGATCGACGCGCCGATGCATCCGTACGAGATGTACCAGCTCATGCTGGCGCGCAAGGAGGACCGCGTCGTCAAGGTGAGCGCCGGATCGCTCTACCGCGCCGTCGAGCGACTCGCCCGCGACGGGCTGATCGAGCCGACCTCGACCGAGCGCATGGGCAACCGGCCCGAGCGCACGGTCTACACCGTGACCGAGGCGGGCCGCACCGCGTTCGACGAGAGCCTCGAGCAGATGCTCTCGCGGCACGTGAACGAGTTCCCCGAGTTCCCGCTCGCCGTCGGCGAGGCCCACAACCTGCCCGTCGACCGGGTCGTCGAGTTGCTCGACGCCCGGCTCGACGCGATCCGCGACGGCATCGCCTGGCACGACGCCGCCATGGTGCGCATCGCCGGCAAGGGCAAGCCGAAGAGCGTCGTGCTGAACGTCTACTACACCCGCGCGATGCTCGCCGCCGAGGCCGACTGGCTCGCGCAGACCATCGACGAACTCCGATCGGGCGAGCTCGAATGGCCATCGGATGTCGCGGGCGCCGCGCCTTCCGTTCCCGCCTCGGATGCCCCGGTCGCCCCGCCGGCCTCGGCTGCCGCCGCCCACTGA
- a CDS encoding DHA2 family efflux MFS transporter permease subunit, producing MSTDHQQSEHLQTERKPWPALWALVIGFFMILVDSTIVSIANPAIMRDLGTDLTSVLWVTSAYLLAYAVPLLITGRLGDRFGPKNVYLVGLAVFTLSSLWCGLSDDITMLIVARVVQGLGAALMTPQTMAVITRIFPPTQRGAAMGLWGAVAGVATLVGPILGGVLVDSLGWEWIFIVNVPVGVVAFILAVRLVPKLETHQHSFDWLGVVLSAVGMFLVIFGIQEGATYDWGTITGPITVWGLIISGLVILVAFVVWQRFNRKEPLLPLDLFKDRNFALSNAAITVVGLAIVSMPLPLAFYYQVARGLEPTQAALMLVPMAVVSGVMAPFIGRLTDRVDPKWIAFAGFTITAGALSAMSLLITPDVELWVLLIPAAFLGLGLSGIWAPLASTATRNLPPQQAGAGSGVYNMTRQFGSVFGAAAITALMNARLEANLPGFAESGGEQSSTAGQALPPQVAGGFTDAMSQSLWLPVISFAIGAVLVLFFARPKVTVDWEHKGAAAWTDAAGPTTGSLTSVE from the coding sequence ATGTCAACCGACCACCAGCAGAGCGAACACCTGCAGACCGAACGAAAGCCGTGGCCGGCGCTCTGGGCGCTCGTCATCGGCTTCTTCATGATCCTGGTCGACTCGACCATCGTCTCGATCGCGAACCCCGCGATCATGCGCGACCTCGGCACCGACCTCACCTCGGTGCTGTGGGTGACCTCCGCCTACCTGCTCGCCTACGCGGTGCCGCTGCTCATCACCGGCCGCCTCGGCGATCGCTTCGGACCGAAGAACGTCTACCTCGTCGGCCTCGCCGTCTTCACGCTCTCGTCGCTCTGGTGCGGACTCTCCGACGACATCACGATGCTGATCGTCGCCCGCGTCGTGCAAGGCCTCGGCGCCGCACTCATGACCCCGCAGACGATGGCGGTCATCACGCGCATCTTCCCGCCCACGCAGCGCGGTGCGGCGATGGGCCTCTGGGGCGCCGTCGCCGGCGTCGCGACGCTCGTCGGCCCGATCCTCGGCGGCGTGCTCGTCGACTCGCTCGGCTGGGAGTGGATCTTCATCGTCAACGTGCCCGTGGGCGTCGTGGCGTTCATCCTCGCGGTGCGGCTCGTGCCGAAGCTCGAGACGCACCAGCACTCGTTCGACTGGCTGGGCGTGGTGCTGAGCGCCGTCGGCATGTTCCTCGTGATCTTCGGCATCCAGGAGGGCGCGACCTACGACTGGGGCACCATCACCGGACCGATCACCGTGTGGGGCCTGATCATCTCGGGTCTCGTGATCCTCGTCGCCTTCGTCGTCTGGCAGCGCTTCAACCGCAAGGAGCCGCTGCTGCCCCTCGACCTGTTCAAGGACCGCAACTTCGCCCTGTCGAACGCGGCGATCACGGTCGTCGGCCTCGCCATCGTCTCGATGCCGCTGCCGCTCGCCTTCTACTACCAGGTCGCCCGCGGCCTCGAGCCCACGCAGGCCGCGCTCATGCTCGTGCCCATGGCCGTCGTCTCCGGCGTCATGGCGCCGTTCATCGGCCGCCTGACCGACCGCGTCGACCCCAAGTGGATCGCGTTCGCCGGCTTCACCATCACGGCCGGCGCGCTCAGCGCGATGTCGCTGCTCATCACGCCCGACGTCGAGCTGTGGGTGCTGCTCATCCCCGCCGCGTTCCTCGGCCTCGGCCTCTCGGGCATCTGGGCGCCGCTCGCCTCGACGGCGACGCGCAACCTGCCCCCGCAGCAGGCGGGCGCCGGCTCAGGCGTCTACAACATGACGCGCCAGTTCGGCTCGGTCTTCGGCGCCGCGGCCATCACCGCGCTCATGAACGCCCGCCTCGAGGCGAACCTGCCCGGGTTCGCCGAGTCCGGCGGCGAGCAGTCGTCGACCGCGGGCCAGGCGCTGCCGCCGCAGGTCGCCGGCGGATTCACCGACGCGATGTCGCAGTCGCTGTGGCTGCCCGTCATCTCGTTCGCGATCGGCGCCGTGCTCGTGCTCTTCTTCGCCCGCCCCAAGGTGACGGTCGACTGGGAGCACAAGGGCGCAGCCGCGTGGACGGATGCCGCGGGGCCGACGACCGGGTCGCTCACGTCGGTCGAGTGA
- a CDS encoding dihydrofolate reductase family protein: MRPLRYSINVTLDGCVDHRVGVVDEELHRHSAEIIARADALIFGRVTYEMMASAWRLPLSDEMPEWTQPFAESIDGAKKYVVSSTLESLDWNAEFLRGDLGEAVQRLKDEPGDGLYVGGVTLPLALAELGLIDEYEFVVHPRLVGHGPTLFAGLTDVVDLRLVGRQEFVSGAISLRYEPRR, from the coding sequence ATGCGACCGCTTCGCTATTCCATCAATGTCACCCTCGACGGATGCGTCGACCACCGCGTTGGAGTCGTCGATGAGGAGCTGCATCGACATTCGGCCGAGATCATCGCCCGGGCGGACGCCCTGATCTTCGGCCGGGTGACCTACGAGATGATGGCGTCGGCCTGGCGCCTGCCGCTGTCCGACGAGATGCCCGAGTGGACGCAGCCGTTCGCCGAGAGCATCGACGGCGCCAAGAAGTACGTCGTGTCGAGCACTCTCGAGAGCCTCGACTGGAACGCGGAGTTCCTGCGCGGCGATCTGGGCGAGGCCGTGCAACGCCTCAAGGACGAGCCGGGCGACGGACTCTACGTCGGGGGCGTGACCCTGCCACTGGCGCTGGCCGAGCTGGGGCTGATCGACGAGTACGAGTTCGTCGTGCATCCGCGTTTGGTCGGGCATGGGCCGACCCTCTTCGCCGGACTCACCGACGTCGTCGACCTGCGACTCGTGGGCCGACAGGAGTTCGTCTCCGGGGCGATCTCACTGCGGTACGAACCCAGACGATAG
- a CDS encoding VOC family protein, with protein sequence MGAVTLRVGDLDGMIRYYRDGVTLELLSHDGPVAVLGRGTTPIVILQHAPELRHASPRDAGLYHTAILFDSREALATAIYAVASRYPGTFTGSADHLVSEAFYFTDPEGNGVELYFDRDRSGWSWVHGQVEMATIYLDPNGYLREHLGQTGADAAASGTGLGDAVVGHVHLSVGDIASAREFYVDRLGFETTAAMGDQALFVSAGGYHHHMAMNTWGSRGAGRRGLALGLGKVEIVVPTADDLGELGERMSHFDVATRDDGRSLSFDDPWANLVEVRAGA encoded by the coding sequence ATGGGCGCGGTGACCCTGCGCGTCGGCGACCTCGACGGCATGATCCGCTACTACCGCGACGGCGTCACGCTCGAGCTGTTGAGCCACGACGGCCCGGTGGCCGTGCTCGGCCGCGGCACCACGCCCATCGTCATCCTGCAGCACGCGCCCGAGCTGCGGCACGCCTCCCCGCGCGACGCCGGGCTGTACCACACGGCCATCCTCTTCGACTCGCGCGAAGCCCTCGCGACGGCGATCTACGCGGTCGCCTCGCGCTACCCCGGCACGTTCACCGGCAGCGCCGACCACCTCGTGAGCGAGGCCTTCTACTTCACCGACCCGGAGGGCAACGGCGTCGAGCTCTACTTCGACCGCGACCGCTCCGGGTGGAGCTGGGTGCACGGCCAGGTCGAGATGGCCACCATCTACCTCGACCCCAACGGGTATCTCCGCGAGCACCTGGGCCAGACCGGGGCGGATGCCGCGGCATCCGGAACCGGCCTCGGCGACGCGGTCGTCGGGCACGTGCACCTCTCGGTCGGCGACATCGCGAGCGCCCGCGAGTTCTACGTCGACCGCCTCGGCTTCGAGACCACCGCCGCCATGGGCGACCAGGCGCTCTTCGTGTCGGCCGGCGGGTACCACCACCACATGGCCATGAACACATGGGGCAGCCGAGGCGCCGGACGCCGCGGGCTCGCGCTCGGCCTCGGCAAGGTCGAGATCGTCGTGCCCACCGCCGACGACCTCGGCGAGCTGGGCGAGCGGATGTCGCACTTCGACGTCGCGACACGTGACGACGGTCGCAGCCTGTCGTTCGACGACCCGTGGGCGAACCTCGTCGAGGTGCGCGCGGGCGCCTAG